One window from the genome of Pseudonocardia hierapolitana encodes:
- a CDS encoding FecCD family ABC transporter permease, producing MTTPAAPAPAVGGLRRRRLAGLALLAAVLVGACLASIAVGAKAIPLEGVWHAVFTPTGLEDDIVVRSLRVPRTVLGVLAGGALGLAGALIQGHTRNPLADPGLLGVNNGAAFFVVIGIYVFGVTSLYGYVWFAFAGALVASVAVFVLGSVGRGGPTPVTLALAGAAVSALLAALTSAVVLIDVQTLDAYRFWAVGSLAGREVEIAGQVQWFLLAGALIGLASAPALNALSLGDDVARSLGHSVRRTRTMGVVAITLLAGSATAACGPIAFVGLVVPHIVRSFTGPDYRWLLPASALAGSALLLVADVIGRIVVRPGELQVGIVLALIGGPFFVWLVRRRKMVAI from the coding sequence TTGACGACGCCGGCCGCTCCCGCGCCCGCGGTCGGCGGGTTGCGCAGGCGCCGGCTCGCCGGCCTGGCCCTGCTCGCGGCCGTACTGGTGGGTGCCTGCCTGGCGAGCATCGCCGTCGGCGCCAAGGCGATCCCCCTCGAAGGCGTGTGGCACGCCGTGTTCACGCCCACCGGCCTCGAGGACGACATCGTGGTGCGCTCGCTGCGGGTGCCCCGCACGGTGCTCGGCGTGCTCGCGGGCGGAGCGCTCGGCCTCGCCGGGGCGCTGATCCAGGGCCACACCCGTAACCCGCTCGCCGACCCCGGGCTGCTGGGCGTGAACAACGGGGCGGCGTTCTTCGTCGTCATCGGGATCTACGTGTTCGGCGTCACGAGCCTCTACGGCTACGTCTGGTTCGCCTTCGCCGGTGCGCTCGTGGCGAGCGTCGCGGTGTTCGTGCTCGGTTCCGTCGGCCGTGGCGGGCCCACGCCGGTCACGCTGGCGCTCGCGGGTGCCGCGGTGTCGGCGCTGCTCGCCGCGCTCACCTCGGCCGTGGTGCTGATCGACGTCCAGACCCTCGACGCCTACCGCTTCTGGGCGGTGGGATCGCTGGCCGGGCGCGAGGTGGAGATCGCAGGGCAGGTGCAGTGGTTCCTGCTCGCGGGCGCGTTGATCGGCCTGGCGAGCGCCCCCGCCCTGAACGCCCTCTCGCTCGGCGACGACGTCGCCCGCTCGCTCGGGCACTCGGTGCGCCGCACCCGCACGATGGGGGTCGTGGCGATCACCCTGCTGGCCGGGTCGGCCACGGCGGCGTGCGGGCCGATCGCGTTCGTCGGGCTGGTCGTCCCGCACATCGTCCGGTCGTTCACCGGCCCGGACTACCGGTGGCTGCTGCCCGCGTCGGCGCTCGCGGGCTCCGCCCTGCTGCTCGTCGCCGACGTGATCGGCCGCATCGTCGTGCGTCCGGGCGAGCTGCAGGTCGGGATCGTGCTGGCGCTGATCGGCGGCCCGTTCTTCGTCTGGCTCGTGCGCCGCCGGAAGATGGTGGCGATCTGA
- a CDS encoding FecCD family ABC transporter permease has product MAVLEKAPQRVPGRPALRARGVSLVWRPRYVVVLAIGIAALVLGMAANIGRGEYPISVPDVLAVLLGGGDSGQQFIILELRLPRSLTGALVGGALAVAGAITQSIARNPLASPDMIGLTAGASAAAVFVIVLGGGFGAVGGFLAAAGLPMAALIGGLLTAFLIYGLAWRRGVHGFRLVLVGIGLQAMLLAIVHWLLVVAEVFEAARAYVWLNGSLNARGWEHVVPVSIALAVLLPAAFLLAHVLGALQYGDDTARGLGVPVNRARSLLLLVAVGLASVATASAGPIAFVALVAPQIAQRLVGGARPPIGMSLVVGAALTVIADVVARTAFGATELPVGIVTAVLGAPYLLYLLARYGREARA; this is encoded by the coding sequence ATGGCCGTCCTCGAGAAAGCGCCCCAGCGCGTACCGGGACGCCCCGCGCTGCGCGCCAGGGGAGTGTCGCTCGTCTGGCGGCCGCGGTACGTGGTCGTGCTCGCGATCGGCATCGCCGCCCTCGTGCTCGGCATGGCGGCGAACATCGGCCGCGGCGAGTACCCGATCAGCGTTCCCGACGTGCTCGCGGTGCTGCTGGGGGGCGGCGACTCCGGCCAGCAGTTCATCATCCTGGAGCTGCGGCTGCCCCGCTCGCTCACCGGCGCGCTCGTCGGGGGAGCCCTCGCCGTGGCCGGGGCGATCACGCAGTCGATCGCACGCAACCCGCTCGCCAGCCCGGACATGATCGGTCTCACGGCGGGCGCGAGCGCAGCGGCGGTGTTCGTCATCGTGCTCGGGGGCGGGTTCGGCGCGGTCGGGGGGTTCCTCGCTGCCGCAGGCCTCCCGATGGCCGCCCTGATCGGCGGCCTGCTCACCGCGTTCCTGATCTACGGTCTGGCCTGGCGGCGCGGTGTGCACGGGTTCCGGCTCGTGCTGGTCGGCATCGGCCTGCAGGCGATGCTGCTGGCCATCGTGCACTGGCTGCTCGTCGTGGCCGAGGTGTTCGAGGCGGCGCGTGCCTACGTGTGGCTCAACGGCAGCCTCAACGCGCGCGGCTGGGAGCACGTCGTGCCCGTGTCGATCGCGCTCGCCGTGCTGCTGCCGGCCGCGTTCCTGCTGGCGCACGTCCTCGGCGCGCTGCAGTACGGCGACGACACCGCGCGCGGCCTCGGCGTCCCCGTCAACCGGGCACGGTCCCTGTTGCTCCTCGTCGCCGTCGGGCTGGCGTCGGTGGCCACGGCGAGCGCCGGGCCGATCGCGTTCGTGGCGCTGGTGGCACCGCAGATCGCGCAGCGCCTCGTCGGGGGAGCGCGCCCACCCATCGGGATGTCGCTCGTCGTCGGCGCGGCGCTCACCGTGATCGCCGACGTCGTCGCGCGCACCGCGTTCGGCGCCACCGAACTGCCGGTCGGCATCGTCACCGCCGTGCTCGGCGCGCCCTACCTGCTCTACCTGCTCGCCCGTTACGGCCGGGAGGCCCGTGCATGA
- a CDS encoding ABC transporter ATP-binding protein — translation MTPLTKTDASQDGAAAISDPAVRLRAEHVRLAYGERTVVDGLDLDVVAGTITAVIGPNGCGKSTLLRALGRLLKPSAGQVLLDGRRIDKMPTREVAKILGLLPQAPTAPEGLTVADLVARGRHPHQAWYRQWSADDEEAVAQALEWTGIADLAERPVDELSGGQRQRAWISMALAQGTDLLLLDEPTTFLDLAHQVDVLELVRRLHQEADRTVVMVLHDLNLAARYADRLIAMRDGRIVAAGEPSEVVTESMLAEVFGLAARVIPDPVAGTPLVVPMGGHAQSS, via the coding sequence ATGACGCCGTTGACCAAGACCGACGCCTCTCAGGACGGTGCTGCCGCGATCTCCGACCCCGCCGTCCGGCTGCGGGCCGAGCACGTCCGGCTGGCCTACGGTGAGCGCACCGTGGTGGACGGCCTGGACCTCGACGTCGTCGCCGGCACGATCACGGCCGTGATCGGGCCCAACGGGTGCGGCAAGTCCACCCTCCTGCGGGCGCTGGGGCGGCTGCTCAAGCCCTCCGCGGGCCAGGTGCTGCTCGACGGCAGGCGCATCGACAAGATGCCCACCCGCGAGGTCGCCAAGATCCTCGGCCTGCTGCCGCAGGCTCCGACCGCGCCGGAGGGGCTCACCGTGGCCGACCTCGTGGCGCGCGGCAGGCACCCGCACCAGGCGTGGTACCGGCAGTGGTCGGCCGACGACGAGGAGGCCGTGGCCCAGGCCCTCGAGTGGACCGGCATCGCCGACCTCGCAGAACGCCCCGTCGACGAGCTGTCCGGTGGCCAGCGGCAGCGGGCGTGGATCTCGATGGCGCTCGCGCAGGGCACCGACCTGCTTCTGTTGGACGAGCCCACCACGTTCCTCGACCTCGCCCACCAGGTCGACGTGCTGGAGCTCGTCCGGCGGCTGCACCAGGAAGCCGACCGCACCGTCGTCATGGTGCTGCACGACCTGAATCTGGCCGCCCGCTACGCCGACCGGCTCATCGCCATGCGGGACGGCAGGATCGTCGCAGCGGGTGAGCCGTCCGAGGTCGTCACGGAGTCGATGCTCGCCGAGGTGTTCGGGCTGGCAGCCCGGGTGATCCCCGATCCGGTGGCCGGCACCCCCCTGGTCGTGCCGATGGGCGGTCACGCTCAGTCGTCCTGA
- a CDS encoding Uma2 family endonuclease — protein sequence MDSQSVFDHEGPWSEAAYLALKHDGRVEVVDGTLLVGPNARPRRTRAIGRVREAVAAALPDGLIVRGPLPLRLGPDCVLVPDLIITAAPAHEGEPGDESADAQPAAEVEAPVIVDAAAALMVIEVVGSDHGAADRSFKLQLYARSRIPYSVLLDHDGPFAVADMIIGGRYHEYARAGGEEKLLIEEPFRLELDLAEITAPEPARPAEPRDSATEAPPTQALPVVPTEDPGGPARPINA from the coding sequence GTGGACAGCCAGTCGGTGTTCGACCACGAGGGACCCTGGTCCGAGGCGGCCTACCTCGCCCTGAAGCATGATGGCCGCGTCGAGGTCGTCGACGGCACGCTGCTCGTCGGCCCCAACGCGCGCCCGCGGCGGACGCGGGCGATCGGGCGGGTGCGCGAGGCCGTGGCCGCGGCGTTGCCGGACGGGCTGATCGTGCGTGGCCCGCTGCCGCTGCGCCTCGGCCCGGACTGCGTGCTCGTACCGGATCTGATCATCACCGCGGCCCCCGCCCACGAGGGCGAGCCCGGCGACGAATCCGCGGATGCGCAGCCCGCTGCCGAGGTCGAGGCGCCCGTGATCGTCGACGCTGCCGCGGCCCTGATGGTGATCGAGGTCGTCGGCAGCGACCACGGCGCCGCCGACCGGAGCTTCAAGCTGCAGCTGTACGCCCGCAGTCGCATCCCGTACTCCGTGCTGCTCGACCACGACGGCCCGTTCGCGGTCGCGGACATGATCATCGGTGGTCGCTACCACGAGTACGCGCGCGCGGGCGGCGAGGAGAAGCTGCTGATCGAGGAGCCGTTCCGGCTCGAGCTCGACCTCGCGGAGATCACGGCGCCGGAGCCCGCCCGGCCCGCGGAGCCCCGGGACTCCGCGACCGAGGCCCCACCGACCCAGGCTCTGCCCGTGGTGCCCACCGAGGACCCCGGCGGCCCGGCGCGACCGATCAACGCCTGA
- a CDS encoding GntR family transcriptional regulator, producing the protein MTDAGLMPSRTARVLEIIRNAILSGELAPGSALVEQELAAQLGVSKTPVREALKTLEGTGLVVMAPYRGAAVRELTRADAVAIYDLRLLLEPEAVQRSVAAGADVSGAAECLRKARAAAGNAERSLANREFHRQLYAGCGNALLVATLDGLRDRTALVSAASWAKTATWEAEADEHEAILAAAEAGDADTARRLTAEHVAGFLRRLP; encoded by the coding sequence CTGACCGACGCCGGGCTCATGCCCTCGCGCACCGCGCGGGTGCTCGAGATCATCCGCAACGCGATCCTGAGCGGCGAGCTCGCGCCCGGGAGCGCGCTCGTCGAGCAGGAGCTCGCGGCGCAGCTGGGCGTGTCCAAGACCCCCGTGCGCGAGGCGCTCAAGACCCTCGAAGGCACCGGGCTCGTGGTGATGGCCCCGTACCGGGGCGCCGCGGTCCGCGAGCTGACCCGCGCCGATGCCGTCGCGATCTACGACCTGCGGCTGCTCCTGGAGCCGGAGGCCGTGCAGCGCAGCGTCGCCGCCGGGGCCGACGTGTCCGGTGCCGCCGAGTGCCTGCGCAAGGCGCGCGCCGCGGCGGGCAACGCCGAGCGGAGCCTGGCCAACCGCGAGTTCCACCGGCAGCTCTACGCCGGGTGCGGCAACGCGCTGCTCGTGGCCACCCTCGACGGGCTGCGCGACCGCACCGCGCTCGTGTCGGCGGCGTCCTGGGCCAAGACCGCCACCTGGGAGGCCGAGGCCGACGAGCACGAGGCGATCCTCGCCGCCGCCGAGGCGGGCGACGCCGACACCGCCCGCAGGCTCACCGCCGAGCACGTGGCCGGCTTCCTGCGAAGACTTCCCTGA
- a CDS encoding MFS transporter — protein sequence MAQPPPSVRATLPNRHSRGATLPYPSTAEGIEDPSRARQRSHFRWTIVAFSALGLTIAYLDRSALSVALPFMTREFEISPAVQGVVLSSFFWSYAVFQVPSGWLLDRVGPRVVYPVAVGWWSIWTALTALAGGVASLIVFRIGLGIGEAPVQPANIKVVSKWFPRSERAFASSLFDMGQQIGVALSVPVVTVLAVSVGWRAVFVVIGAVGLLWIFGWLRIYRSPEHHPRVSAAELAHIRYDQAEMVVEETPRDARSWLPLLRNGQVWALMSGYVFRSLAGAFFLTWYPSYLLDDRGFSEADFGMVGAIPAVIGIGATVLGGIVSDRMLAAGMSTNVARKAPIIAGLGVSACIAITPFVESNLVVMILLTVSSAAHSFAGAAILSLPSEVAPSPDVVGSIAGFQNFGSQLGNIVSPIAIGLFLTFSGGSYLGPLVFAGASCIISALIYGLCVRIKPVHTFEESK from the coding sequence GTGGCCCAGCCACCGCCAAGCGTCCGGGCCACACTCCCGAACCGTCACTCACGAGGAGCAACGTTGCCCTACCCTAGCACGGCCGAGGGAATTGAAGATCCATCGCGCGCACGGCAGCGCAGCCACTTCAGATGGACGATCGTCGCATTTTCCGCACTCGGTCTGACGATCGCCTATCTCGACCGGTCCGCATTGAGCGTGGCCCTGCCGTTCATGACCCGTGAATTCGAGATCAGCCCTGCCGTGCAGGGCGTGGTGCTCTCGTCGTTCTTCTGGAGCTATGCGGTTTTCCAGGTGCCGTCCGGCTGGCTGCTCGACCGGGTCGGTCCGCGGGTCGTCTACCCGGTCGCGGTCGGCTGGTGGTCGATCTGGACCGCGCTCACCGCGTTGGCGGGCGGCGTCGCCAGCCTGATCGTCTTCCGGATCGGCCTGGGCATCGGCGAGGCGCCGGTGCAGCCGGCGAACATCAAGGTCGTCTCCAAGTGGTTCCCGCGCAGCGAGCGGGCGTTCGCCTCCAGCCTGTTCGACATGGGGCAGCAGATCGGCGTGGCGCTCTCGGTCCCGGTGGTCACGGTGCTCGCCGTCTCGGTCGGCTGGCGGGCGGTGTTCGTCGTGATCGGGGCCGTCGGGCTGCTGTGGATCTTCGGGTGGCTGCGGATCTACCGCTCCCCGGAGCACCACCCGCGGGTCAGCGCCGCGGAGCTCGCGCACATCCGGTACGACCAGGCCGAGATGGTGGTCGAGGAAACCCCGCGCGATGCCCGCAGCTGGCTGCCGCTCCTGCGCAACGGCCAGGTCTGGGCCCTGATGAGCGGTTACGTGTTCCGTTCCCTCGCCGGCGCCTTCTTCCTGACCTGGTACCCGAGCTACCTCCTCGACGACCGCGGATTCTCCGAGGCCGACTTCGGAATGGTGGGTGCTATTCCGGCGGTCATCGGAATCGGGGCCACCGTTCTCGGCGGAATCGTGTCCGACCGGATGCTCGCGGCGGGCATGTCCACGAACGTCGCGCGGAAGGCCCCGATCATCGCCGGGCTCGGGGTCAGCGCGTGCATCGCGATCACGCCGTTCGTGGAGAGCAACCTCGTCGTCATGATCCTGCTGACGGTGAGCAGCGCGGCGCACTCGTTCGCGGGCGCGGCGATCCTCAGCCTGCCCTCCGAGGTGGCGCCGTCCCCCGACGTCGTGGGGTCGATCGCCGGTTTCCAGAACTTCGGCTCGCAGCTGGGCAACATCGTGAGCCCCATCGCGATCGGCCTGTTCCTGACGTTCAGCGGCGGCTCCTACCTCGGGCCGCTGGTGTTCGCAGGCGCCAGCTGCATCATCAGCGCGCTGATCTACGGCCTGTGCGTGCGCATCAAGCCCGTCCACACCTTCGAGGAGAGCAAGTGA
- a CDS encoding dihydrodipicolinate synthase family protein encodes MSSVERLATAIVIPVTPFAEDGSVDVDCYTKLVTRLLDGGVTAVTPNGNTGEFYTLTPQERQLVLETCTAAAAGRAVVVAGVGFDVQTAAADARAARDAGAHAIMIHQPVHPYLSPAGWVDYNAAVASAAPELGVLPYLKSRAITGAHIAELADRAPNVIGLKYSVDDPVHFAAVRADAGGDRLLWIAGLAEPYAPSYWQAGARGFTSGLANVAPRVALDLLAALRAGEGVEEAWLRVRRFEELRARGGAADNVAVVKEALHQRGLCRRDVRPPGHVLGPDAAAEVAAAIAGWPE; translated from the coding sequence GTGAGCTCGGTGGAGCGTTTGGCGACCGCGATCGTCATCCCGGTCACGCCGTTCGCCGAGGACGGCAGCGTCGATGTCGACTGCTACACGAAGCTCGTCACGCGGCTGCTCGACGGCGGCGTCACCGCCGTCACGCCCAACGGCAACACCGGCGAGTTCTACACCCTGACCCCGCAGGAACGGCAGCTCGTGCTGGAGACCTGCACCGCAGCGGCCGCCGGGCGTGCGGTGGTGGTGGCCGGGGTCGGCTTCGACGTGCAGACCGCTGCGGCCGATGCGCGCGCCGCCCGGGACGCGGGCGCGCACGCGATCATGATCCACCAGCCGGTGCACCCGTACCTCTCGCCCGCGGGGTGGGTGGACTACAACGCCGCCGTCGCCTCGGCCGCCCCCGAGCTCGGCGTGCTGCCCTACCTGAAGAGCCGGGCGATCACCGGCGCGCACATCGCCGAGCTCGCCGACCGCGCGCCGAACGTGATCGGGTTGAAGTACTCGGTGGACGACCCGGTGCACTTCGCCGCCGTCCGCGCCGATGCGGGCGGCGACCGGCTGCTCTGGATCGCCGGGCTCGCCGAGCCGTACGCGCCGTCGTACTGGCAGGCGGGCGCCCGCGGGTTCACCTCCGGCCTGGCGAACGTCGCGCCGCGGGTGGCGCTCGACCTGCTCGCCGCCCTGCGAGCGGGGGAGGGCGTGGAAGAGGCGTGGCTGCGGGTGCGGCGGTTCGAGGAGCTCAGGGCGCGGGGCGGTGCGGCGGACAACGTGGCCGTCGTCAAAGAGGCGCTGCACCAGCGCGGGCTGTGCCGGCGCGACGTCCGGCCGCCGGGCCACGTGCTCGGACCGGACGCAGCCGCGGAGGTGGCCGCCGCGATCGCCGGGTGGCCGGAATGA
- a CDS encoding mandelate racemase/muconate lactonizing enzyme family protein, with product MRISRLETFMQRVGDRPRLLVKITTDDGIAGWAEAYNHGPDRALVPLLEYLFTQIEGVDARRVGYVNQYLLQSSRFPPGALGLAAIAAIDHALWDIAGKAAGLPVYQLLGGAVRDRVRVYAGLYSAPDVPQLAERTTELNERYGFTAFKLSPYRGDIHATRWGAVCREIGDWFGAVRERLPDAWEFAFDAHACIWEPGQAVQLAAALAPNEPLFLEEPIRPEHVPAWARIRSEMRVPLATGESLYTPNEFLALLAAQGADIVQPDICVVGGLTQMRKIAVLAEAHYVGVAPHNPMGPLATAANLHFAAATTNFDILEYKPDDTTWCVDPYLPVDGYLQLRPDRPGWGVEIDESALAHDDYVHWERRVPVRPDGSTAYM from the coding sequence ATGAGGATCTCCCGGCTCGAGACGTTCATGCAGCGCGTGGGTGACCGGCCGCGGCTGCTCGTCAAGATCACCACCGACGACGGGATCGCCGGCTGGGCCGAGGCGTACAACCACGGCCCGGACCGGGCGCTCGTGCCGCTGCTGGAGTACCTGTTCACGCAGATCGAGGGGGTGGACGCGCGGCGGGTCGGCTACGTCAACCAGTACCTGCTGCAGTCCTCGCGCTTCCCGCCCGGCGCGCTCGGCCTCGCCGCGATCGCGGCGATCGACCATGCGCTGTGGGACATCGCGGGCAAGGCGGCGGGCCTGCCGGTCTACCAGCTGCTCGGCGGGGCGGTGCGCGACCGCGTGCGGGTGTACGCCGGGCTCTACTCGGCCCCGGACGTCCCGCAGCTGGCCGAGCGGACCACCGAGCTCAACGAGCGGTACGGCTTCACGGCCTTCAAGCTGAGCCCGTACCGCGGCGACATCCACGCCACCCGCTGGGGCGCGGTCTGCCGGGAGATCGGCGACTGGTTCGGCGCCGTCCGGGAGCGGTTGCCGGACGCGTGGGAGTTCGCCTTCGACGCCCACGCGTGCATCTGGGAGCCAGGGCAGGCGGTGCAGCTCGCCGCCGCCCTCGCGCCGAACGAGCCCCTCTTCCTCGAGGAGCCGATCCGTCCGGAGCACGTGCCGGCGTGGGCGCGGATCCGCAGCGAGATGCGGGTGCCGCTCGCGACGGGGGAGTCGCTGTACACCCCGAACGAGTTCCTCGCGCTGCTCGCGGCGCAGGGCGCGGACATCGTGCAGCCCGACATCTGCGTCGTCGGCGGCCTCACCCAGATGCGCAAGATCGCGGTGCTCGCAGAGGCGCACTACGTCGGCGTGGCCCCCCACAACCCGATGGGTCCTCTCGCGACGGCGGCGAACCTGCACTTCGCGGCGGCCACCACCAACTTCGACATCCTGGAGTACAAGCCCGACGACACGACCTGGTGCGTGGACCCGTACCTCCCCGTCGACGGGTACCTGCAGCTGCGCCCCGACCGCCCCGGGTGGGGCGTGGAGATCGACGAGTCGGCGCTCGCGCACGACGACTACGTCCACTGGGAGCGGCGCGTGCCGGTGCGACCGGACGGGTCGACGGCGTACATGTGA
- a CDS encoding PPK2 family polyphosphate kinase, which translates to MGKSVRETFRVPGELDLAAIDPRGRPVGPQDKAAAAGEMAELGSRLDGLQEALYAEATGGSPRAVLLVLQGMDTSGKGGVIRHVGGLVSPQGLQIATFKKPTDEELAHDFLWRVRRQVPIPGRIGIFDRSHYEDVLIARVDELVPEDVWRRRYTEIVQFEAELDAQGIAIVKCMLHISAKEQAERLIARLDDPGKRWKYNPGDLDARAKWPAYQEAYTEALRRTDTDAAPWYVIPSDRKWYRNWAIAALLAETLADIDPKFPKPDFDVDAERARLAASGVS; encoded by the coding sequence ATGGGGAAGTCCGTGCGCGAGACGTTCCGGGTGCCCGGCGAGCTCGACCTCGCCGCCATCGACCCGCGCGGTCGGCCCGTCGGCCCGCAGGACAAGGCCGCGGCGGCCGGCGAGATGGCCGAGCTCGGGAGCCGCCTCGACGGCCTGCAGGAGGCGCTCTACGCCGAGGCCACCGGTGGGAGCCCGCGAGCCGTCCTGCTCGTGCTGCAGGGGATGGACACCTCCGGCAAGGGCGGGGTGATCCGGCACGTCGGCGGCCTGGTGAGCCCGCAGGGCCTGCAGATCGCCACGTTCAAGAAGCCCACCGACGAGGAGCTCGCGCACGACTTCCTGTGGCGCGTCCGGCGCCAGGTCCCGATCCCCGGCCGGATCGGGATCTTCGACCGCTCGCACTACGAGGACGTCCTCATCGCCCGCGTCGACGAGCTCGTGCCCGAGGACGTCTGGCGGCGCCGCTACACCGAGATCGTCCAGTTCGAGGCGGAACTGGACGCCCAGGGCATCGCCATCGTGAAGTGCATGCTGCACATCTCGGCCAAGGAGCAGGCCGAGCGGCTCATCGCGCGCCTCGACGACCCCGGGAAGCGCTGGAAGTACAACCCGGGTGACCTGGACGCGCGCGCGAAGTGGCCCGCCTACCAGGAGGCGTACACCGAGGCGCTGCGCCGCACCGACACCGACGCCGCGCCCTGGTACGTGATCCCGTCCGACCGCAAGTGGTACCGCAACTGGGCCATCGCCGCCCTGCTCGCGGAGACCCTCGCCGACATCGACCCGAAGTTCCCGAAGCCGGACTTCGACGTCGACGCCGAGCGCGCCCGGCTGGCGGCCAGCGGCGTGTCCTGA
- a CDS encoding acyl-CoA dehydrogenase family protein, whose protein sequence is MQRDIFDAEHDAFRDLARTFIAKEVTPFHEQWEHDGQVSRDVWLAAGRAGLLGIDVPDEFGGGGVSDFRYNAVLTEELSRAGASGVGFPLQNDVVAPYLLRLATDEQKQRWLPGFCSGEIITAIAMTEPGTGSDLQGIQTNARRDGDVWVLNGAKTFITNGIMADLVIVVARTDPDAGSRGFSLLVVERGMPGFERGRRLQKVGLKAQDTAELSFTDVRVPDANVLGEPGGGLIALMQNLAQERLSIAVGCAAGAARALEVTVEYTKERTAFGRPVSAFQNTRFELAEIATEVDVTQAFVDRCLTEHVAGRLDPADAAKAKWWASDVLKRVVDRCVQLHGGYGYMLEYPIAKAFVDSRVQAIFGGTNEIMKEIIGRQLLG, encoded by the coding sequence ATGCAGCGCGACATCTTCGACGCCGAACATGACGCCTTCCGCGACCTGGCCCGCACCTTCATCGCCAAAGAGGTCACCCCGTTCCACGAGCAGTGGGAGCACGACGGCCAGGTCAGCCGCGACGTCTGGCTGGCGGCGGGGCGGGCGGGGCTGCTGGGTATCGACGTGCCCGACGAGTTCGGCGGCGGAGGGGTGTCCGACTTCCGCTACAACGCCGTGCTCACCGAGGAGCTGTCGCGGGCGGGCGCGAGCGGTGTCGGCTTCCCGCTGCAGAACGACGTGGTGGCGCCCTACCTGCTGCGCCTGGCCACCGACGAGCAGAAGCAGCGCTGGCTCCCCGGCTTCTGCTCCGGTGAGATCATCACCGCGATCGCGATGACGGAGCCCGGCACCGGCTCCGACCTGCAGGGCATCCAGACGAACGCCCGCCGCGACGGCGACGTCTGGGTCCTCAACGGTGCGAAGACCTTCATCACCAACGGGATCATGGCCGACCTGGTGATCGTCGTGGCGCGCACCGACCCGGACGCCGGCAGCCGCGGGTTCAGCCTGCTCGTCGTGGAACGCGGGATGCCGGGGTTCGAGCGCGGCCGCCGCCTGCAGAAGGTAGGCCTGAAGGCGCAGGACACCGCGGAGCTGTCGTTCACCGACGTCCGCGTGCCGGATGCCAACGTGCTCGGCGAACCGGGCGGCGGGCTGATCGCGCTGATGCAGAACCTGGCGCAGGAACGGCTCTCGATCGCGGTCGGCTGCGCGGCGGGCGCGGCGCGGGCGCTCGAGGTCACCGTGGAGTACACGAAGGAGCGCACCGCGTTCGGCCGCCCGGTGTCCGCTTTCCAGAACACCCGGTTCGAGCTCGCGGAGATCGCCACCGAGGTCGACGTCACCCAGGCCTTCGTCGACCGCTGCCTCACCGAGCACGTGGCCGGCCGGCTCGACCCGGCCGACGCGGCCAAGGCCAAGTGGTGGGCGAGCGACGTGCTCAAGCGGGTGGTGGACCGCTGCGTGCAGCTGCACGGCGGCTACGGCTACATGCTCGAGTACCCCATCGCGAAGGCCTTCGTCGACTCCCGCGTACAGGCGATCTTCGGGGGGACCAACGAGATCATGAAGGAGATCATCGGGCGGCAGCTGCTGGGGTAG
- a CDS encoding DUF4190 domain-containing protein encodes MSTPDPQQPSEPRQPSEPQRDPAGQADSATVQIPQPQGGMSFDKPAGPAPAPPYEQPTAPAYGPQTTLPYDPLPGRAYDPRTGLPLGPPPTSPYGPQGPAPYNAPSGHPAGYGPPYQGWYPPPGYVAYVTRPTNGMAIASLVLGILWIYWVGSIMALIFGYVARQQIAERGEPGGGLAIAGIVLGWIGVGTLVLVLLFLSWVDVPPSRGF; translated from the coding sequence ATGAGCACGCCCGATCCGCAGCAACCGTCCGAACCGCGGCAGCCGTCCGAACCGCAGCGGGACCCGGCCGGGCAGGCCGACTCGGCCACCGTGCAGATCCCCCAACCGCAGGGCGGCATGTCCTTCGACAAGCCTGCGGGACCGGCGCCCGCTCCGCCCTACGAACAGCCGACCGCTCCGGCGTACGGCCCTCAGACGACGCTGCCCTACGACCCGCTGCCGGGTCGGGCGTACGACCCGCGGACCGGGCTCCCCCTCGGCCCACCACCCACCTCGCCGTACGGCCCCCAGGGCCCGGCGCCGTACAACGCTCCCTCCGGGCACCCGGCCGGATACGGCCCGCCGTACCAGGGCTGGTACCCGCCGCCGGGCTACGTCGCCTACGTGACGCGGCCGACCAACGGCATGGCGATCGCCTCGCTCGTCCTGGGGATCCTGTGGATCTACTGGGTCGGCAGCATCATGGCGCTGATCTTCGGGTACGTCGCGCGCCAGCAGATCGCGGAGCGCGGCGAGCCCGGCGGCGGCTTGGCGATCGCGGGGATCGTCCTCGGCTGGATCGGGGTGGGGACCCTGGTCCTCGTGCTCCTCTTCCTGTCGTGGGTGGACGTGCCACCATCGCGGGGCTTCTAG